AACATGGTCGTTGACGTCGCGCAGCATAATATATTCAAAAGTGATGCGGCGATTCGATTTTTCCAAGTAGTAATCGATAGACTCCATCAATTTTTCAACTGGGTACGCTTTGTTGATCTTCATAATGCGTGAACGCAATTCATTCGTCGGGGCGTGAATAGAAATCGCCAAGTTGACTTGCAAGCCTTCATCCGCATAATCGTAAATTTTCGGTACGATACCGCTTGTTGAAACCGTGATGTGGCGCGCTCCGATTGCCAACCCTTTTTGTGAGTTTACAACGTGGAGGAAATCCATCAAGTTCGTGTAGTTATCGAATGGTTCGCCGATACCCATAACAACGATGTGGCTGACGCGCTCTTCTTTTTGCTCTGCGTCGAAATGTGCTTGTACTTGCATGATCTGTTCAACGATTTCGCCTGCGTTCAAGTCACGGCTCTTCTTCAAGAGACCACTAGCGCAGAAACTGCAGCCAATGTTACATCCGACTTGTGTCGTTACACAGACCGAGTTGCCGTATTTAAAGCGCATGAGAACCGTTTCGATCAAGTTGCCGTCCTGCAAACGGAAAAGGAATTTGATCGTGCCATCAGACGATTCTTGCTTGACTGCCTGGTCTAATGTACGGATCGCAAAATTGTTTTCCAAAAGCTCGATGCAATCCTTCGATAAGTTCTTCATCTCCGAGAATTCAGTGACACGTTTAATATAAAGCCAATCCCACACTTGTTCTGCGCGGTATTTCTTCTGGCCATTTTCTACAAACCAATCTTTTAATTGTTCTATCGTCAATCCATAGATGGAATTTTTCATATTAGGACCCTCATTTCAGAATTTCACAATTGCTTATTATAATACTAAAAATCCAGTCTGGCAACAACTATTTTCGACTAATCGCTCAAACAATGCTCTATTGCTGCATATTTCCACCTGTAGAAGGGTACAGAATCAGTACAGAAAAAAGGAGGAGAATCATCATGGCAGCAATTACGCATGTGGGGCTCGCGGTCCCCGATTTAGATAAAGCGATTAAATGGTACCGAAAAGTTTTTGATTTTCATATTTTGGCGGGCCCCTTCGACTTTGATGCAGAAACAGAAGGCCCCGAATCGATGACAAATGATTTACAGGGGCCGGAGATTCGCAAAATGCGCAATGTCCATCTCATGTCCTCCGACGGCTTTGGCATCGAGCTATTCGAATTTCAAGACCCTTCTTTTTCTGAAGCGCCGCCGCGGCATGCAGGATTTTTCCATATTGCCCTAGTAGTAGATGATATCGTCGAAACGATTGAACGCATCGTCCAGCACGGCGGCCTTCAGCGGAGCAAAATGTGGAACATCAATAAAGGCAAACCGCATTATCTCGTCTACACCGAGGACCCATTCGGCAATATTATCGAATTGTATTCCCGCAATACTTCAGAAATGTATGGCAATCGTTGAACAAAAAGAACCGGACAGCCACGTGGCTTCAAGGTTTAAAAGTGTTGAAGGAGACTGTTGATCATCTATGAGTTAAGATGGGAATTTTTTAACTTTAAACAATCAATGGGCTATTTAAGTATTTGAAGAAGCGTTCGCTCGACTCCAGTGGATCAGCGAGACGACCGAGACCCCGCAAGGCGCAAAGCGACTGAGGAGGCTTGGGCGCGAGCCCACGGAAAGCGAGCGATAAGCTTCGGAAAATACGGGTTACCTGAATTTCTCGACAGCACAAAAACCGGACAGCCCACGTGGCTGTCCGGTTTTGTTTTAGACCAATTGCTCTTTTTTCAAAAGCATTGTGCCGTTTTTAGCTAATGATTCGTGCCAAGAGAAAGCTTTCTCTAAGACATGCGGCGTTTGGCCTCCGCGTGTCAATGCTTCTTCGTAATACTCGCGCATTTGCGGACGATAATCCGGATGCACGCAGTTTTCGATGATGACTTCCACGCGCTGACGAGGCGCTAGCCCGCGAAGGTCGGCATAGCCTTGCTCGGTGACCACTACATCGACATCATGCTCAGTATGGTCGACATGCGCTGCGAATGGCACGACGCTTGAGATTTTGCCGTCTTTTGCGGTAGATTTCGTCACGAAGATAGCAAGACGCGCATTGCGGGCAAAATCGCCCGATCCGCCGATGCCATTCATCATTTTCGTGCCGGAAACGTGTGTAGAGTTGACGTTTCCGTACATATCAAATTCCAATGCCGTGTTGATCGCGATCAAGCCGAGTCGACGAACGACTTCCGGATGATTCGAGATTTCTTGTGGACGCATAATAATTTTGTCGCGATACTGGTCAAATTCACTGAAAACCTGCTCCATCTTCGGCTCGGACAAGGTAATCGAGCAGCAAGAAGCAAAATCGACTTTGCCCGCATCCATCAAATCAAATACCGCGTCTTGCAAGACTTCCGAATAGACTTCCAAGTGCTCAAACTCTGAATCGATCATGCCGTGCAGCACTGCGTTGGCCACCGTACCGATCCCTGATTGAAGCGGAGCCAATTTTTCCGTCAACCGTCCAGCTTCAATTTCGCTGCGGAAAAAATTCAATAGATGATCAGCGATGATTTTGGTGTCTAGGTCCGGTGCCATAATGGTCGAAGGAGAATCGTCCTGATGGTTAAAGACGATGCCGCGTACACGTTCCATATCCACTGGAATGCCTTTTGTCCCGATGCGCTGGTCAACTGAAGTCAACGGGATTGGGTCACGCTCACCTTGTGTGCCGGCATCATAAATATCATGAATGCCCTCAAATGTTTCAGGCTGCGCTGTATTGATTTCCACAATGATATTTTTGGCGTGTTTCACGAATATGGAAGAGTTTCCGACAGAGGTCGTTGGAATGATCATCCCGTCTTCTGTAATGGAAAGAGCCTCGACGATCGCGAAATCGATCGGTTCAATGGCGCCCGTCCGAATCCATTCGGCCGTGTGGGATAAATGATGGTCCAAAAAGTACATATCCCCTGCGTTAATCGCTTTACGCATCGCCGGGTCTGCTTGGAAAGGCAAACGCTTGTTAACGATTCCCGCTTCCGCAAACAATCGGTCGACATCAGAGCCAAGAGAAGCTCCAGTAAAGACGTTAACTTTGAAGTTTTCAGTTTTCGCACGTTCCACTAGTGCGTATGAGACCGCTTTTACATCGCCCGCTCTTGTAAATCCGCTAAGCCCCAGTGTCATGCCATCTTGAATCCACGCAGCCGCTTCTTGCGCTGTGACTACACGATCCTGCAATTCCGTCGCTTTGATCCGCTCGAGGTTCTTTTCCATTCCATCCACTCTCTCTTTCTATCTATTTTTATCTAATTATCAGTTATTTTTTGAAGCGTTTTCATAATACTAAACAGTTTTGCGGTGCTTCTATAGGTTGAAAATAGGATACAGAGCACCCAATTTACTTGTGTGACCACTATTAATGATAACGCGCAGCGGAGCGAAGCAGGAAATATTGGGATGAAAAAGTAAATACCTTGGGTCAAATAGAAAAACGGCTACCCGAGGCAGCATTTTCATGCGTCCTCAGAAGCCGAGTAGTTTGCGGAAATAACTAGAATACGATTGGCTGACAGGCAGGCGTTCCCCGTTGTCCATCTCTAGCACGAATGTCGAATGGGTATCAGGATAAATTTCTTCAATATGATGGACATTAACGATAAACGACCGGTGGCAGCGAATAAATGAATCTCTCGGCAGCAAATATTCGAATTCCTGCAGGGAGTTTTTATTGGTGCCGGAAAAATCGGCAGCATGGACATGCGTCTTGCGGTCTTTTACTTCCAGATACCGCACGTCAGTAAACGAAATGGGCCTCCAACCATCGGGGCTTTTCACGGTCACGACCGATTTGCCTTCTGTGTAGGCCGGGTAAATCGCCATCACGCAGCCTGCAAGCTCTCCGTCTTCTTCAAATGGCACTGCCATGCCATGATAGGGCACGCCAAACACTTCCCGGTTGATAAATTCGGATGCCTTGTGGCCAGTTGTCAGCGCTTTGTGAGCGATGGTGCCTTCACGCACTTTATCTCCTGGCTTAATTTTTAAATCGATGCGTTTGCTTGGGCGATAATAGGTGTATTCATCCATATTCGATACCGCTATCGAGATTTCATCTGAGAATAGTTCCCCCATCACATCCAATAGCGGGCCGGGTGTTATTTTTTCCATCGCGCATGGGCCTCCAGTAGGGTTCAAATGATATTAGTATACCTGACTTCCAAACAACAGAAAAGACAAGCAGGTGCTTCTGTCTTTTCTTCACGTCCATTACTGCGCTTTTTTAATCATCGTGCCTTCGCGTGTGTACAGTTCATGCCAAGACAACGCTTCTCCTAGAACATGCGGCGTATGGCCGCCTTGAGCCATCGCTCGGTTGAAATAATCTTGCAGTTGCGGGCGGTAATCCGGATGAACGCAATTCGCAATGATCCGTTCTGCCCGCTCGCGAGGCGCCAGATTACGGATATCGGCAAATCCGTACTCCGTGACCAATACGTCCACATCGTGCTCTGTGTGGTCAATATGGGAAGCGAAGGGCACGACACAGGAGATCCGGCCGTTTTTGGCAGTGGATTTAGTGACGAAAATAGCCAGCTGTGCATTGCGCCCGAAATCTCCCGACCCGCCAATGCCGTTCATCATCTTGGTTCCAGCCACGTGTGTGGAATTGACATTGCCGTACATATCAAATTCCAATGCGGTGTTGATGGAAAGGAGTCCGAGGCGCCGGATGATTTCGGGGTGATTGGAAATTTCCTGCGGCCGCAGCACCAACCGGTCTCGGTATTGGCTGAAATTACGATAGATTCTTTCCATATAATCTGCGGATAAAGTAATCGCTGAAGCTGAAGCAAATGATGCCTTGCCCGAATCGAGCAAGTCGAATACGGCATCCTGCAGCACTTCCGAATACAGCTCAAGTCCTTCGAATTCCGAATCGATCAGACCGTGCAATACCGCATTTGCGACAGAGCCGACACCGGATTGAATAGGCGGCAATTTTTCGCTCAATCGTCCGGCCTGCACTTCGCCACGCAAAAAATCGAGCAAATGGTCAGCCATGATATTCGTATCGGCATCGGGTGGTTCGATCGGCGAAGGTGAATCCGGCTGATCGTTCCAGACGATGCCTTTGACTTTCGCTGGATCGATTGGGATGCCTTTTGTGCCGATGCGGTCTCTCGGCGAAACGAGCGGAATCGGCTGGCGCACTCCAAGCGCTTGCGGTTCGTAGCAATCGTGTATTCCTTCGAGTTCCATCGGCTGTGCCGTATTGATTTCGATAATGAGCTTATCCGCATGATGGGCGAATACCATCGAGTTGCCGACAGAAGTCGTCGGGATCAGCAAGCCCTCCTCGGTAATGCCGAGCGCTTCAATGACGGCGAAATCCAAAGGCCCCGTCACGCCTCCGCGCACCCATTCGGCCGTCTGGGATAAATGGTGGTCCACAAACTGCACCTCCCCAGAATTAATCGAAGCGCGCATCAAAGAATCGGATTGATAAGGCACACGTTTCCGAACGATGCCTGACTGTGCAAAACGGCCGTCGATTCCGCACCCCAGCGAAGCACCACTATAGACATCGATTCGAAACGGCGCTTTCTCTCCGCGTTCCACCAGAGCATTCGGCACTGCCTTGGCGTCTCCTGCGCGCGTGAAGCCACTGAGGCCAATCGCCATGCCATCCGTTATCCAAGAAGCTGCTTGTTGCGCGCTGACAATCCGCTCGCGTAAAGCCGGTAGTTGGATTCTTTCCAGTCGTTGATCCATACGCATCCCCTTCCCCGTAGTCGATCTTAGATATTACCTTATACCCGAGAATCGCGATGGCTCAACCCGTTTCATTTTGCGCGACTGCCCCTCTTGGATTTGCACTTAAAATAAAATCCACATCCAACTTGCAAAGTCATTGACAAGCATTGGAAGTATACATAATATGGGGAAGTCAATATAACTGTCCTGCGTATGTATATATAAGAAAGAAGGCACACCCATGTCCAAAGACCAACGCAAAAAAATCCTGATTTTAATGATCAATATGTTCATCGCCATCGCCAGTTTCGGCATCATCATTCCGATTCTGCCATCGTATCTTGTCTCCATCGATCAAGGCGGCATGGCGGCCGGTTTGATGATCGCCATCTTCGCCGCTGCCCAATTCCTGTTCTCGCCGATCGCCGGTAAATGGGCCGACCAATACGGGCGACGCATCATGATCATCTGGGGTCTGGCAGGGCTGACCTTATCGATGTTCATTTTCTATGCTTCCGACTTTATTTGGGTGCTGTACTTCTCACGCGTCGTCGGAGGCATTGGCGCGGCGATGCTCGTACCAGCCATTTTCGCTTATATCGCTGATATCACAACATTCGATCAACGCGCCAAAGGCACAAGCCTGGTATCAGCTGCGATGTCACTCGGCATCGTCATTGGCCCGGGGATTGGTGGATTTCTTGCCGACTTCAGCCTGAAGCTGCCGTTTCTCGTGTCAGCGCTCGTGTCGCTCGCAGCCGTTCTCTTCTCTGTCTTTGTCTTAAAAGACAGCGACGCCGAAAAAGCGGATCCGAATCTCGCTTTAACGATGACCCAGTCCGAATCGATGTTTAAGAAAATCGCCCGCTCCACTTCAGTGCCATATTTTTTGCCGCTAGTCATCACGCTGGTCATGAGTTTTGGCTTGCTCGCATATGAGTCTGTCCTCGGGCTTTATCTCGACAACCAATTCAACTCCACCGCAAAAGACATTGCCTTTATGATTACCGCTACCGGAACGGTGAGTGTCATCGTTCAATTGTTTGTCGTCGATCGCATCGTTTCGCGCTTCGGGGAAATCGGTGTCTTAATCACCTTCCTTGGCGTTGCCGCGGGCGGCTTTCTGGCCTCGTTATTTGCCAGCAGCTACGTCATGTTCTTCGGAGTATCGCTGATCATCTTCCTGGCGACCTCTATTCTGCGCCCTGTATTGAATACATTGATTTCAAAACTTGCAGAAGGCGAAGTCGGCTTTGCAATGGGCATGAATAACGCCTATATGAGTATTGGAAATGTTATGGGGCCACTTCTCGCAGGGATTTTATTCGATATCAATATCATTTTTCCGTTTATCCTCGGCTTGATACTATTATTGGCTACACTTACCATTACGGTGGGGTGGCAGCGTTCAAGATCTGCCAAACGCATACGTACAATCGAACAACAATAAGCACCCCAAATCTGAGTCATTTACAGATTTTGTATCAGTTTTATACTCCCTTATAGACAGTGCCGCCCATAAAGCGCACTGTCTTTTTCCATGTTAAGGATTTATCGCGGCGCTATGCACTAAATAGCCCGTTTCTTTCTTTAAGGATTTGTTTTTTCTTGCTCTTTTCTGCTGACAATAAAGCCAATAACTTTACGCTTGAGATAGTTGGTTGTATAATATTTGTATAACAAAAAACTACGGAATGAAGGTCATGCTATGTACAATATCAAAGCTGCTGCTAAACTACTCGACATGCCCAAAGTGACCATCCGTTCTTGGGAAACGCGCTACAATGCCATCACGCCTGCGCGCACAGAATCGGGCCACCGGCTGTATTCTGATCAAAACTTGGAAGATTTGAAATGGCTGAAAATCCAAGTTCAGGAAAATGGCATGAAAATCAGCGAAGCCGTCAAGTTATTGCATACTTCGAGAAAACAGTTCTATCACCCTGAAGTTACCGATCACAAGGAACCGATTGAGTACGCGAAGCAAATTGAAGAACTGTATCAGGCCGCTGTAGAAATAGACATTGACCGGTTTAATTATTTGCTCGACTTGAAATTCTCGTTGTTCCATCACCAAACCGTTTTCTTTCACATCATCGCGCCACTCATGGTACGAATTGGCGCCGAATGGGAAAACGGCCAAATTAGCGTGGCACATGAACACATGATCACCAATATCATCCAACAGCGCTTTAACCAATTTTTCCGCATCTTCCCGGTTGCGCCTCATTTGCCGAAAGTGTTAGCACTTAGCCCGAGCGGCGAGCATCATCAGCTCGGCCTGTTATTGTTCTCCCTGTTCCTTCGGGAGAACGGCTTCCACGTAGTTTATACAGGTCCTGACACACCACTTGATGGCCTGGCAGAAATGGTGGCCAAGCAGGATTTTCAAATCGTCTGCATGTCTGTTATGACACCCAAAAGCCGTCCTGTTGCAGAACAATATATCAAAGAGCTTTCCGAAACAATTCCGAACCTCCACTTTTTGCTTGGCGGCCAAGGCATCGATTGTGATGACCAAAAGATTAACCGCTATTGCATCGGCACCACACTTGAATCCTGGCAGCAATGGCTCGAGGAATTCAAAACTGCCCGTACATCTTAACCGAATAGAAAAGCCATGAGCGAAGGATTCCCTCGCTCATGGCTTTTTTTACTGATTATCGATTTCTTGATATTGCTTCATGAAAGGGCCGCTGTCCGCCACTTCTGAGTGGTAAAGCGCTTTTAATGCAAAGCTTTTTTCAAGCTCCATTTCTTTCATCAACACTTTCAACCGTTGTTTTAGTTCCGGCTCCTGGCTGACCAGTTTTTCCATATTCGATTTAAAATAGCGCATCGTGATCCGCTCCTTTTCTATTATTATAACATGCCCAAATAAGCAAAAAGCGCATCCATCGACCGGATGCGCTTTTTCACATGTCTGGATTCTTGAATCATGTTTTCCGAAGCTTGAACCGCCCGCTTTCCGTGGGCTCGCGCCCAAGCCTCCTCGGTTTGCGATACTTTCGCTACGCTTAAGTATCGCAAATGAATGAACTCGGCATGCCTCGCTCATTCATGCCCTGCGGGGTCTCGGTCGTCTCGCTGATCCACAGGAGTCGGGCGGACGCTTCTACAAACACTTAGAAAGTTTACAAACTATTCGTTGTGTAACATTACTTGCTTTTTAATTTCAGTGACATATTCTAAGTATTTAAAAAATATGCGTTTTTTTAGCCGATTACGTGAAAGACGTAATTGACGAAAAACAGACAAGCAATCACATAAAGTGCAGGAGACACTTCACGCCATTTGCCGATTGCCACTTTTAGCACCGGATACAGGATAAACCCGATCGCGATGCCGTCCGCGATACTGTACGTAAACGGAATGAGCGCTACAATCAACAATGCCGGAAAGGTCTCGCTCATGTCCTTCATGTCGAGATTCTTGATGTTTTGAAGCATCAACCCACCGATAATGATTAAAATCGGCGCAATTGCGCTATCGGGAATGATCTTGATCAGTGGAATGAAGAATGCTGCACCTATAAACAAAAATCCTGCCGTCAACGAAGTTAATCCAGTGCGACCGCCAGCAGCCATCGCCGCTGCGCTTTCCACACTGGCCACCGTCGGGCTTGTGCCCAGAAATCCTGAAGCCATCGTCGAAACCGACGTCGCCTGGAACGCACGCGAATACTTTTCCGGGCGGCCGATAAAATTCACCTGTCCGTGGACAAGGCCGATGTTTTCAAACACCAGCACCATCGTCAAGGAAAAGACCGCTACCCAGAACGTCGTCGACAAGAAACCTGCAAACGACATCGAGCCGAACACCGCAAATGCTTCTGCCGGATTGACGCCTGGCTCGCTCACTTGGCTGAGGTCGATCATGCCGAAGAAATACGCAATGACCGTTCCGAGTACAATCGTGATCAAAAAATTCCCCGGCACATTGCGGATGAATAAAATGATCGCGAGCAAGAACGTCACAATCGTCGACAGCACCAGTGGATCCGATAGCGAACCGAGCGAAAGAATCGCCCCGTCGCCAGGACCCACAAGGCCGCCTTTCTCCAGACCTAACAGCATCAGAAATAGCCCAAGCCCAACCGTAATCGCTTCTTTCAGCGAATTTGGAACAGCCTCGCTGAGCATTTTCGAAAAGCGCGTAAACGCGACAAAGACGAAAATAAACCCTGAGACGAACACAACGGCAAGTGCTTCCTGCCAGCTAAGCCCCATCGACTGGACGAGCGTATACGAGAACAATGCATTGATCCCCATGCCCGGAATGAGCAAGATGGGCGCATTGCCCCAAAAGCCCATTAATAACGCTCCAACGACAGAAGCGGCAATGGTCCCGATAATGGCGTACTCGATCGGCATGCCGGACTCCGATAAAATCAGTGAGTTGACGGCGATGATGTAGACCACGGTGAAAAATCCGATCAAGCCGGCTGTCATTTCCCGCTTGATGGTCGTCCCGTTTTCGTTAAGACCGAAAAATCGGTCCATCCAATTTGCCATAAGACATACCTTCTATGAAATTAGCCCTCTCCCTACCCGCTCTGCCTGAAAAATCAGGTAAGCCAAGATTGAAGTGTAATCCTAAAAAAAGCCGCTGTCAAGGCTTTCTTCTTGAAAGGCAGCTGGCAGCATGCAGAAGCCGATGAAGCTTGCAATAAAGAAAAAAACCACCTGTTCCCTTGTCCATCTCATTAGATGAACAAGGAAACGAGTGGTTTTGATTTGCTCAAACAACGAGCGCTTGCTTAAACGAACATCCCAGCGATTGCTGCACTCAATAGAGACGCAAGCATACCGGCTGCAATGGCGCGCATGCCAAGGCGCGCAATTTCCGGGCGACGGCTTGGCGCCATTGCACCAAGACCGCCGAGAAGGATAGCGAGTGAGCTGAAGTTGGCGAATCCACAAAGCGCGAAGCTGACGATGATGACCGTCTTCGGAGACAAATTCGCGATTTCCGGAGCGAATGCCGTGTAAGCGACAAACTCGTTCAAGACGAGCTTCTGTCCGATAAAGCTACCGGCTTGCACAGCTTCTTCCCATGGGACGCCGATTGCAAACGCGAGCGGCGCGAAGATATAGCCAAGAATGCCTTGGATGGTGATGTTTTCAGCACCGAACCAGCCGCCGATGCCGCCAAGGACACCGTTTGCCAATGCGATCAACGCGATAAACGCAAGAAGCATCGCCCCGACGTTCAAGGCCAGCTGGAGGCCGTCTGAAGCCCCGCGTGCAGCTGCATCGACAACGTTGACTGATTGCTTGTCTTTTTCCATGACAAACTCTTTTTCTTCCACTTTTTCTTGTTCCGGGATCATGATTTTCGCCATGATCAAGCCGGCAGGTGCCGCCATGAAACTCGCAGCGAGCAAGTATTCAAGTGGAACACCGAGAAGCGCGTACCCTGCGAGCGTAGAACCTGCGACTGAGGCAAGCCCACCGGTCATGACCGCGAACAATTCGGACTTGGTCATATTCGGCAGGAACGGGCGGACGACTAGCGGCGCTTCCGTCTGGCCGACGAAGATATTGGCCGCTGCGGAAATTGATTCCGCTTTACTCGTGCCGAGCAATTTCGCCAAAGCCCCACCGAGCAAGCGGATAATGAATTGCATGATGTTCAAGTAATAAAGCACCGAAATCAAAGACGAGAAGAAAATGATGATCGTCAGCACTTGGAACGCGAAGACGAAACCAAAGTTTTGCGTATCAGCTGCAGGACCGAATACAAACGCGATCCCTTCACCGGCGTAATTGATGATGTTTTGCACGCCTTGCGACAATTTGAGCAAAGCTTGTCTGCCAAGTTCCCATTCCAGTACCATAAACGCAAACGTAAGCTGTATGGCCAAACCGCCGAGAATCGTCCGTGGCTTGATGGATTTTTTGCCATCAGAGAACAAGAAAGCGATTCCAAGAACGACGATGATACCGAAGATGCCCCATAGTAAATTCACAACTTCACCTCATTAAAAGTAGTTTTATCAGAAATTGAACAAATCATTCTTATTCATTGTCTGTCGTCAGACATCTTACCAAATCTGATAGAAGAAGTAAATGCACATATTGTGACATCTTCCGGTTATCACTTGCCTTGTTCCTGGGCCTTTGGATTTTTCATAAAAAATGCTAAAACGATGCCAATGGCACTCAAAACGCCTGTCACCATAAAGGACATATTGACCCCTCGAATCAAGCCCTCAACGCCGTAGCGCCCCGGATCGAGCGCGGCGCTGGTCATGATCGTTACCAGCAATGCCGTACCGATAGACCCCGACACTTGGCGCATCGTATTGCTCATCGCCGTGCCATGAGGGATAAGGTGATCCGGTAATTGGTTGAGCCCAGCTGTGGTTACCGGCATCATGACAAGTGCAACCCCTAACATGCGGATGGCATGCATAACAGCCAAATAGACGAATGTTGTTTCAGAAGTCAGGACTGTAAACTGAAAAGTTGAGCCGGTCACAATCGACAAGCCCGCGACTGCCAGCCATTTGCCGCCCACTTTGTCGAAGATGCGCCCGGCAATTGGGTTCATGAGCCCCATGATGATCGCTCCTGGCAATAATGCCAATCCCGATTCAAGTGCCGTAAACCCATGCATATCCTGCATATAGATCGGCAAAATCGTCGCACTGCCGATCATCGTGACGAACACGATAATGCTGAGTATCGTCGATAAAGTAAATATGCCATATTTAAAGACACGGAATTCCAAAATCGGCTGTTTGAGCCTGCCCTGCCGACGGATGAAAAACACTAAAGCCAGCATGCCGACACCGATTGTGGCAATTACGGACATACTGCCCCATCCGGCTGCCCCAGCACTTGAGAAGCCATAAAGCAATCCACCGAATCCTAACGTCGACAACATAATCGAGACGATATCGATTTTTGGGAAAGTCCGCTCCGTTACATTGCGTAAGAAGAAATACGCCAACGCTAAGTCAATGAGCGCAATCGGAATGACGATATAAAATAATGACCGCCATGGATACTGGCCGACCAAATAACCAGACAAAGTTGGCCCGATCGCCGGCGCGAAGGAAATGATCAATCCGAACATGCCCATTGCCTGTCCTCGTTTTTCAATCGGGAAGATGACGAACAGCACAGTTTGCGCGAGCGGTATCATGATGCCTGCCCCTGATGCTTGAACGATGCGCCCAACCATCAAAGTTGCAAAGCCAGGCGCCAGTGCACAAATAATCGTTCCGGCCGCAAATAAACCCATCGCAGCAAAGAATAGATGGCGTGTCGTATATTTATTGATTAAAAAAGCAGTGATCGGTATCATGACGCCGTTGACGAGCATGAACACCGTCGTCAGCCATTGTGCCGTATTGGCAGTGATATCGAGATCTCTCATAATATGCGGCAAAGCGGTGGCGAGCAGCGTTTGGTTCAGGATCGCTACAAATACGCCAGCCATCAATACCGCGAGCAACGGTTTTCTATATTTTTCTTCTAAGTCCAAAGTCCGCAAACGCATCGTCCCCTTTTCAAAAATTGCCCTTTCTCTCCTGCTTACCCCATCACGCAAGCTTTACTCTGCCTACAAACAACAAAAAGCTGCAAAGTCCGAAGACCTTGCAGCTTTTCATCAGGCAGTTGTTTTCTCGCCTTTACGGTTGAACAGATAATACAAGGCAGGAATCATGACGAGCGTGAAGATTCCTGAGAACATGAGACCCGCAATGATCGTCACGGCCAGCGGTTCAAACAATGGATCGCCAGAAAGTGC
This is a stretch of genomic DNA from Planococcus maritimus. It encodes these proteins:
- the rlmN gene encoding 23S rRNA (adenine(2503)-C(2))-methyltransferase RlmN, with protein sequence MKNSIYGLTIEQLKDWFVENGQKKYRAEQVWDWLYIKRVTEFSEMKNLSKDCIELLENNFAIRTLDQAVKQESSDGTIKFLFRLQDGNLIETVLMRFKYGNSVCVTTQVGCNIGCSFCASGLLKKSRDLNAGEIVEQIMQVQAHFDAEQKEERVSHIVVMGIGEPFDNYTNLMDFLHVVNSQKGLAIGARHITVSTSGIVPKIYDYADEGLQVNLAISIHAPTNELRSRIMKINKAYPVEKLMESIDYYLEKSNRRITFEYIMLRDVNDHVEEANKLAKLLENKRHLSYVNLIPYNSVDEHDQYQQSTPEAISAFYDALKKKGINCGVRHEQGADIDAACGQLRSKQIKKEKKPATV
- a CDS encoding VOC family protein — encoded protein: MAAITHVGLAVPDLDKAIKWYRKVFDFHILAGPFDFDAETEGPESMTNDLQGPEIRKMRNVHLMSSDGFGIELFEFQDPSFSEAPPRHAGFFHIALVVDDIVETIERIVQHGGLQRSKMWNINKGKPHYLVYTEDPFGNIIELYSRNTSEMYGNR
- a CDS encoding acetyl-CoA hydrolase/transferase family protein codes for the protein MEKNLERIKATELQDRVVTAQEAAAWIQDGMTLGLSGFTRAGDVKAVSYALVERAKTENFKVNVFTGASLGSDVDRLFAEAGIVNKRLPFQADPAMRKAINAGDMYFLDHHLSHTAEWIRTGAIEPIDFAIVEALSITEDGMIIPTTSVGNSSIFVKHAKNIIVEINTAQPETFEGIHDIYDAGTQGERDPIPLTSVDQRIGTKGIPVDMERVRGIVFNHQDDSPSTIMAPDLDTKIIADHLLNFFRSEIEAGRLTEKLAPLQSGIGTVANAVLHGMIDSEFEHLEVYSEVLQDAVFDLMDAGKVDFASCCSITLSEPKMEQVFSEFDQYRDKIIMRPQEISNHPEVVRRLGLIAINTALEFDMYGNVNSTHVSGTKMMNGIGGSGDFARNARLAIFVTKSTAKDGKISSVVPFAAHVDHTEHDVDVVVTEQGYADLRGLAPRQRVEVIIENCVHPDYRPQMREYYEEALTRGGQTPHVLEKAFSWHESLAKNGTMLLKKEQLV
- a CDS encoding LytTR family DNA-binding domain-containing protein, with protein sequence MEKITPGPLLDVMGELFSDEISIAVSNMDEYTYYRPSKRIDLKIKPGDKVREGTIAHKALTTGHKASEFINREVFGVPYHGMAVPFEEDGELAGCVMAIYPAYTEGKSVVTVKSPDGWRPISFTDVRYLEVKDRKTHVHAADFSGTNKNSLQEFEYLLPRDSFIRCHRSFIVNVHHIEEIYPDTHSTFVLEMDNGERLPVSQSYSSYFRKLLGF
- a CDS encoding acetyl-CoA hydrolase/transferase family protein, coding for MDQRLERIQLPALRERIVSAQQAASWITDGMAIGLSGFTRAGDAKAVPNALVERGEKAPFRIDVYSGASLGCGIDGRFAQSGIVRKRVPYQSDSLMRASINSGEVQFVDHHLSQTAEWVRGGVTGPLDFAVIEALGITEEGLLIPTTSVGNSMVFAHHADKLIIEINTAQPMELEGIHDCYEPQALGVRQPIPLVSPRDRIGTKGIPIDPAKVKGIVWNDQPDSPSPIEPPDADTNIMADHLLDFLRGEVQAGRLSEKLPPIQSGVGSVANAVLHGLIDSEFEGLELYSEVLQDAVFDLLDSGKASFASASAITLSADYMERIYRNFSQYRDRLVLRPQEISNHPEIIRRLGLLSINTALEFDMYGNVNSTHVAGTKMMNGIGGSGDFGRNAQLAIFVTKSTAKNGRISCVVPFASHIDHTEHDVDVLVTEYGFADIRNLAPRERAERIIANCVHPDYRPQLQDYFNRAMAQGGHTPHVLGEALSWHELYTREGTMIKKAQ
- a CDS encoding MFS transporter, coding for MSKDQRKKILILMINMFIAIASFGIIIPILPSYLVSIDQGGMAAGLMIAIFAAAQFLFSPIAGKWADQYGRRIMIIWGLAGLTLSMFIFYASDFIWVLYFSRVVGGIGAAMLVPAIFAYIADITTFDQRAKGTSLVSAAMSLGIVIGPGIGGFLADFSLKLPFLVSALVSLAAVLFSVFVLKDSDAEKADPNLALTMTQSESMFKKIARSTSVPYFLPLVITLVMSFGLLAYESVLGLYLDNQFNSTAKDIAFMITATGTVSVIVQLFVVDRIVSRFGEIGVLITFLGVAAGGFLASLFASSYVMFFGVSLIIFLATSILRPVLNTLISKLAEGEVGFAMGMNNAYMSIGNVMGPLLAGILFDINIIFPFILGLILLLATLTITVGWQRSRSAKRIRTIEQQ